From the Oryza glaberrima chromosome 5, OglaRS2, whole genome shotgun sequence genome, one window contains:
- the LOC127774789 gene encoding uncharacterized protein LOC127774789, whose product MARFILSLLELGVSATVHLLFGLYVFSTAVAADISQAAAASGCLLLRRPAAPGLVNVAAAGEEEERRGAAPVVLDGSPPPIVLVHGIFGFGKGRLGGLSYFAGAEKKDDRVLVPDLGSLTSIHDRARELFYYLKGGQVDYGEEHSKVFGHTRFGRTYDTGHYPVWDEQNPVHFVGHSAGVQVVRVLHQMLADKAFPGHDTSEDWVLSLTSLSGALNGTTRTYYDGMLAEDGRSMKSICLLQLCRIGVIVYDWLDIPWLKNYYNFGFDHFEMSWRKVGLSGLIDLLLGHTGPFASGDWILPDLTIQGSLKLNSTLRTFPNTFYFSYATKRTRKLFGITVPSSVLGIHPMLFLRVLQMCMWRHPQNAPLPYKGYRDEDWEDNDGALNTISMTHPRIPTEHPNRLVVDDSDCHPLQPGIWYYKIIEADHILFIVNRERAGVQFDLLYDGIFQRCRKHAFRRSPPTVPNESSQSQ is encoded by the exons atggCGAGGTTCATCCTGAGCCTGCTGGAGCTCGGCGTCAGCGCGACGGTGCACCTGCTCTTCGGGCTCTACGTCTTCAGCACGGCCGTCGCGGCGGACATctcgcaggcggcggcggcctcggggtgcctgctgctgcgccgcccggcggcgccggggctcGTCAACGTCGccgcggccggggaggaggaggagcggaggggCGCCGCGCCCGTCGTGCTCGACGGCTCGCCTCCGCCCATCGTCCTCGTCCACGGCATCTTCGGCTTCGGGAAAGGG AGGCTCGGCGGGCTCTCCTACTTCGCCGGCGCCGAGAAGAAGGACGACCGCGTGCTCGTGCCGGATTTGGGGTCCCTCACCAGCATCCATGACAG GGCGCGCGAGCTGTTCTACTACCTCAAAGGAGGGCAGGTGGATTATGGCGAGGAGCACAGCAAGGTTTTCGGGCACACGCGGTTCGGGAGGACGTATGACACAG GACATTACCCGGTCTGGGACGAGCAAAACCCGGTGCATTTTGTCGGGCACTCGGCCGGCGTGCAGGTTGTGAGGGTGCTGCATCAGATGCTTGCCGACAAG GCTTTCCCTGGACATGATACTTCTGAAGACTGGGTTCTTAGCCTTACTTCCTTGTCGGGTGCACTTAATGGAACCACTAGAACTTACTATGATGGCATGCT GGCTGAAGACGGAAGATCCATGAAATCAATCTGTCTTCTTCAGCTCTGCCGGATTGGAGTTATCGTCTATGATTGGCTAGACATTCCTTGGCTGAAGAATTACTACAATTTTGGTTTTGACCACTTTGAGATGTCATGGAGGAAAGTGGGCCTCTCAGGTCTAATTGATCTGTTGCTGGGGCACACTGGCCCATTTGCCTCAGGAGATTGGATTCTGCCTGATCTTACGATTCAAGGATCTCTAAAACTTAACTCTACATTGAGGACCTTCCCAAATACATTCTACTTCAGTTATGCTACGAAGAGAACAAGAAAGCTTTTTGGAATTACAGTGCCTTCAAGCGTCCTTGGAATTCACCCCATGCTCTTCCTCCGAGTCCTCCAAATGTGTATGTGGAGGCACCCTCAAAATGCACCTCTACCTTACAAAGGATACAG GGatgaagattgggaagataatGATGGGGCTTTGAACACAATCTCCATGACGCACCCTCGCATTCCTACAGAGCATCCAAACCGTTTGGTAGTGGATGATTCTGATTGCCATCCTTTGCAGCCTGGGATATG GTATTACAAGATAATTGAGGCTGATCACATTCTTTTCATTGTAAATCGTGAAAGAGCCGGAGTGCAGTTTGATTTGCTGTATGATGGCATTTTCCAACGGTGCAGAAAGCACGCATTTAGGAGGAGCCCCCCTACTGTACCAAATGAATCGAGTCAAAGTCAATAG
- the LOC127773523 gene encoding squamosa promoter-binding-like protein 9 produces the protein MDAPGGGGGGGGVDAGEPVWDWGNLLDFAVHDDDSLVLPWGDDSIGIEADPAEAALLPPAPSPQPAEAEAEAAGPASLPSSMQAEGSKRRVRKRDPRLVCPNYLAGRVPCACPEIDEMAAALEVEDVATELLAGARKKPKGAGRGSGAAVGGSGGGASRGTPAEMKCQVPGCEADIRELKGYHRRHRVCLRCAHAAAVMLDGVQKRYCQQCGKFHILLDFDEDKRSCRRKLERHNKRRRRKPDSKGILEKDIDDQLDFSADGSGDGELREENIDVTTSETLETVLSNKVLDRETPVGSDDVLSSPTCAQPSLQIDQSKSLVTFAASVEACLGTKQENTKLTNSPVHDTKSTYSSSCPTGRVSFKLYDWNPAEFPRRLRHQIFEWLSSMPVELEGYIRPGCTILTVFVAMPQHMWDKLSEDTGNLVKSLVNAPNSLLLGKGAFFIHVNNMILQVLKDGATLTSTRLEVQSPRIHYVHPSWFEAGKPIDLILCGSSLDQPKFRSLVSFDGLYLKHDCRRILSHETFDCIGSGEHIHDSQHEIFRINITTSKLDTHGPAFVEVENMFGLSNFVPILVGSKHLCSELEQIHDALCGSSDISSDPCELRGLRQTAMLGFLIDIGWLIRKPSIDEFQNLLSLANIQRWICMMKFLIQNDFINVLEIIVNSLDNIIGSELLSNLEKGRLENHVTEFLGYVSEARNIVDNRPKYDKQRQVDTRWAGDYAPNQPKLGISVPLAESTGTSGEHDLHSTNAASGEEENMPLVTKALPHRQCCHPETSARWLNAASIGAFPGGAMRMRLATTVVIGAVVCFAACVVLFHPHRVGVLAAPVKRYLSRNYSS, from the exons ATGGacgcccccggcggcggcggcggcggaggtggggtgGATGCCGGCGAGCCCGTCTGGGACTGGGGGAACCTCCTCGACTTCGCCGTCCATGACGACGACTCGCTGGTCCTCCCGTGGGGGGACGATTCGATTGGGATCGAGGCCGATCCCGCCGAGGCGGCGCTGCTCCCCCCTGCTCCGTCGCCGcagccggcggaggcggaggcggaggccgcgggGCCGGCGTCGCTGCCGTCGTCTATGCAGGCGGAGGGAAGCAAGCGGCGCGTGAGGAAGCGCGACCCGCGGCTGGTTTGCCCGAACTACCTCGCCGGGAGGGTGCCGTGCGCGTGCCCCGAGATTGACGAGATGGCGGCCGCCTTGGAGGTCGAGGACGTGGCCACAGAGTTGCTGGCAGGGGCGCGGAAGAAGCCGAAGGGTGCCGGCCGTGGTAGTGGTGCGGCAGTCGGCGGAAGTGGTGGAGGGGCTAGCCGTGGGACACCGGCCGAGATGAAGTGCCAGGTGCCTGGTTGTGAGGCGGACATACGTGAGCTGAAGGGATACCACCGCCGGCACAGGGTGTGTTTGCGctgcgcgcacgccgccgctgtcATGCTTGATGGTGTCCAGAAGCGCTATTGCCAGCAGTGTGGCAA GTTTCATATATTACTAGATTTCGATGAAGATAAAAGGAGTTGTAGAAGGAAATTGGAGCGGCACAACAAAAGAAGACGAAGAAAACCTGATTCCAAAGGCATATTGGAGAAAGATATAGATGACCAGTTGGATTTTTCAGCAGATGGTAGTGGTGATGGTGAACTAAGAGAAG AGAACATAGATGTCACTACCAGTGAGACGCTTGAGACTGTTCTGAGCAATAAGGTTTTGGACAGGGAAACACCTGTGGGTTCCGATGATGTGCTTAGTTCTCCAACATGTGCACAACCCAGTTTGCAAATCGACCAAAGTAAAAGCTTAGTGACTTTCGCTGCTTCTGTTGAAGCCTGCCTTGGCACTAAACAGGAAAACACCAAACTTACCAATTCTCCTGTGCATGACACAAAGAGTACTTACTCATCCTCG TGTCCCACAGGACGTGTATCATTCAAGTTGTACGATTGGAATCCTGCTGAATTTCCTCGACGCTTACGCCACCAA ATATTTGAGTGGCTTTCTAGCATGCCTGTTGAACTGGAGGGCTATATTCGTCCTGGTTGTACAATTTTAACTGTATTTGTTGCAATGCCACAACATATGTGGGACAAG TTATCCGAAGACACAGGAAATCTTGTCAAAAGCTTGGTAAATGCTCCAAATAGTCTCCTGTTGGGTAAAGGGGCCTTCTTTATCCATGTCAATAATATGATACTTCAAGTATTGAAAG ATGGTGCAACATTGACCAGTACCAGATTAGAGGTACAGTCCCCGAGGATTCACTATGTTCATCCATCATGGTTTGAAGCAGGAAAGCCCATCGATCTTATTCTTTGTGGAAGTTCTCTTGATCAGCCTAAATTCAG GTCACTTGTGTCATTTGATGGACTGTACTTGAAGCATGATTGTCGCCGTATACTGTCACATGAGACCTTTGATTGTATTGGAAGTGGGGAACATATACATGATTCTCAACATGAAATATTCCGGATAAATATTACCACATCAAAGCTGGATACTCATGGACCCGCATTTGTGGAA GTGGAAAACATGTTTGGGCTATCAAATTTTGTTCCTATCCTTGTTGGTAGCAAGCATTTATGTTCTGAACTAGAGCAGATACATGATGCTCTGTGTGGTTCTTCGGACATAAGTTCTGATCCTTGTGAGCTTCGAGGACTTCGACAGACTGCAATGTTGGGATTCCTCATCGACATTGGATGGCTAATAAGGAAGCCATCCATAGATGAATTTCAAAACCTACTGAGTTTAGCAAATATCCAGAGATGGATATGCATGATGAAATTCCTGATACAGAACGATTTTATCAATGTTCTGGAAATAATAGTGAACTCGTTGGACAACATCATAGGGTCAGAGCTTCTTTCTAACTTGGAAAAGGGTAGACTGGAAAATCATGTAACAGAATTTCTTGGGTATGTAAGCGAAGCTCGAAACATTGTTGATAATAGACCTAAATATGACAAGCAGAGACAGGTTGATACAAGATGGGCAGGTGATTATGCTCCAAACCAGCCAAAGTTGGGCATTTCTGTGCCACTTGCTGAA AGTACTGGAACCAGTGGAGAACATGATTTGCACTCAACCAATGCAGCTTCTGGAGAGGAGGAAAATATGCCTCTAGTGACTAAAGCTCTCCCACACAGGCAATGCTGTCACCCTGAGACTAGTGCTAGATGGCTTAACGCTGCCTCCATTGGCGCTTTTCCAGGTGGTGCCATGAGAATGCGTCTTGCCACCACTGTGGTAATTGGTGCTGTGGTATGTTTTGCAGCTTGTGTTGTCCTTTTCCACCCACACAGAGTAGGGGTGCTTGCCGCGCCAGTAAAGAGGTACTTGTCTAGGAACTACTCATCATAG